From a single Bryobacter aggregatus MPL3 genomic region:
- the hemE gene encoding uroporphyrinogen decarboxylase, giving the protein MAPMNSRFLDACRRRNTDVRPVWFMRQAGRYMKQYRDIRAKTGILEICKRPDLAAAVTLQPIEILDVDAAIIFADLLLPVEPMGLKLKFLAGEGPHIDNPVETSTDVDSLSTSNTDDLGYVGESIQLVTRTLAGKVPVIGFVGAPFTLASYMIEGGPSKTFLKTKKMMYHDETLWRRLMGKIVDVLGTFALMQVSSGARCIQVFDSWVGALASDDYVRYVQPYSRALIERIRTSSVPVIHFGTGCAGFFRELHAAGGDVMGVDWRMNIDQAWMDISYRSAVQGNLDPTALFAPLPELKSKVHEILKRTGTRPGHIFNLGHGILPETPVENVKAVVQMVREFRP; this is encoded by the coding sequence ATGGCTCCAATGAACTCCCGTTTCCTCGACGCCTGCCGGCGCCGCAACACCGATGTCCGTCCTGTCTGGTTCATGCGCCAGGCTGGCCGTTACATGAAGCAATATCGCGACATCCGGGCCAAGACCGGAATCCTCGAGATTTGCAAGCGCCCGGACTTAGCGGCCGCGGTCACCCTCCAACCGATCGAAATTCTCGACGTAGACGCAGCTATCATCTTTGCCGATCTTCTGCTGCCCGTCGAACCGATGGGATTGAAGCTGAAGTTTCTTGCGGGTGAAGGGCCGCATATCGATAACCCGGTGGAAACCTCCACGGATGTCGATTCGCTGTCCACCTCCAACACGGACGATCTCGGCTATGTCGGAGAAAGCATCCAACTGGTCACCCGTACTCTCGCAGGCAAGGTTCCGGTGATCGGCTTTGTGGGCGCCCCGTTCACCCTGGCCAGCTATATGATCGAGGGCGGCCCGTCCAAGACCTTCCTCAAAACAAAGAAGATGATGTACCACGACGAGACGCTGTGGCGCCGTCTGATGGGCAAGATCGTCGACGTGTTGGGCACCTTTGCGCTCATGCAGGTTTCAAGCGGCGCCCGCTGCATCCAGGTTTTTGATTCCTGGGTTGGCGCTCTCGCCTCTGACGACTATGTCCGCTATGTCCAGCCCTATTCGCGCGCGCTGATTGAGCGCATTCGCACCTCAAGTGTCCCGGTGATCCACTTCGGTACCGGCTGCGCGGGCTTCTTCCGCGAACTGCATGCCGCGGGCGGCGATGTGATGGGCGTCGATTGGCGCATGAACATCGACCAGGCCTGGATGGACATCTCCTATCGCTCTGCTGTCCAGGGCAACCTCGACCCGACCGCGTTGTTTGCGCCACTGCCGGAACTGAAGTCGAAGGTGCACGAGATCCTGAAGCGCACCGGCACTCGTCCAGGCCATATCTTCAATCTGGGCCATGGCATTCTCCCCGAAACTCCGGTCGAGAACGTCAAGGCCGTGGTGCAGATGGTACGTGAGTTCCGCCCCTAG
- a CDS encoding FAD:protein FMN transferase, translating to MGGVFTVTAYGKNRSQLEAAVTESLEEARRLDSLLSNYKPTSEWSKVNAGAGKGPVEISAELFQLLEACLQYSRQSEGTFDITVGPLMRRWGFFKGSGRFPHRSEIRTAMSAVGYQHIILDRDTQTVRFDNPQTEIDPGGIGKGYAVDRMVAILRESGITSAFVSASGSSLYGLGTPPGEPGWKVSIRHPAYKDRSVAELMLRDQAMATSGSSEKYFMAGGNIYSHIMDPRTGFPAQGTLSVSLVGSKAIDTEAWAKPLYILGRDWAARHKPKGMRVLICPEGTRSQKWETTCEWLQ from the coding sequence ATGGGCGGGGTATTTACAGTTACCGCCTACGGCAAAAATCGCAGCCAGCTCGAGGCTGCCGTGACGGAATCTCTCGAAGAGGCACGCCGTCTCGATTCACTGTTGTCCAACTACAAGCCGACCAGCGAGTGGTCGAAAGTGAATGCGGGAGCGGGAAAAGGGCCTGTCGAAATTTCGGCTGAACTGTTCCAGTTGCTCGAAGCGTGCTTGCAATATAGCCGTCAGAGTGAAGGAACCTTCGATATTACTGTAGGGCCGCTGATGCGGCGCTGGGGCTTCTTCAAGGGGTCAGGGCGTTTTCCGCACCGGTCAGAAATTCGCACCGCCATGTCCGCCGTTGGTTACCAGCACATCATCCTCGACCGCGACACGCAGACCGTTCGCTTTGACAATCCGCAAACGGAAATCGATCCCGGTGGGATCGGCAAGGGTTATGCCGTGGACCGGATGGTGGCGATTCTACGGGAATCCGGGATTACCAGTGCCTTTGTCTCCGCATCGGGGTCGAGCCTTTATGGCCTGGGAACCCCTCCGGGTGAGCCAGGTTGGAAGGTGAGTATCCGGCATCCTGCCTACAAAGACCGCAGTGTCGCCGAACTGATGCTCCGGGATCAAGCGATGGCGACCTCGGGCAGTTCGGAAAAGTACTTCATGGCTGGCGGCAATATCTATAGCCACATCATGGACCCCCGCACCGGCTTTCCCGCGCAGGGAACTTTGTCTGTTTCACTGGTTGGATCCAAGGCGATTGACACAGAAGCCTGGGCGAAACCACTCTATATACTTGGCCGCGATTGGGCGGCCCGCCACAAACCGAAAGGAATGCGTGTTCTCATCTGCCCCGAAGGTACCCGGAGCCAGAAGTGGGAAACGACATGCGAATGGCTCCAATGA
- the rbfA gene encoding 30S ribosome-binding factor RbfA, giving the protein MEGRRFERVAEAIRLEITEMIAYDLEDPRLAGLEVTDVQVSPDMKKVAVSVHIPAQGEEAEKILEVLKTTKAYFRKELAQRIDLFYTPEIYFNSAMNLGPRARVTDLLKRIQKGRPKD; this is encoded by the coding sequence GTGGAAGGCCGCCGTTTTGAACGAGTCGCGGAAGCGATTCGCCTGGAGATCACCGAAATGATCGCTTACGATCTGGAGGACCCGCGCTTGGCGGGCCTTGAGGTGACCGACGTGCAGGTTTCCCCTGACATGAAGAAGGTGGCCGTGAGCGTCCACATTCCGGCTCAAGGCGAAGAAGCAGAGAAGATTCTGGAAGTACTGAAGACCACCAAAGCTTACTTTCGAAAAGAACTCGCGCAACGCATTGATCTGTTTTACACTCCTGAGATTTACTTCAACTCTGCAATGAATCTCGGTCCTCGGGCCCGGGTGACCGATTTGCTCAAACGCATCCAAAAAGGGCGTCCAAAGGACTAA